A genome region from Labilibaculum antarcticum includes the following:
- a CDS encoding S24 family peptidase has protein sequence MSDISLRISELLLEKKLNKRSFSALLGYSDVAIGKIINGKSKPKFEMLESLINAFPDINPNWLLTGKGEMLLSEEENSHTTEETDKQTLAGYYYPNVDASAGLNFATNGNGFEKIPVTIPYWGENLSFINVFGDSMYPKFQSGEIIGIKEVEYVYLTFGNPFVVVLKNGDVHLKYVRKGKDDTHVILASENQLYEDREFHIKNIRSFYQVKGVISRLAM, from the coding sequence ATGTCAGATATATCGCTCAGAATAAGTGAATTATTACTTGAAAAAAAATTAAACAAAAGGTCTTTTTCGGCACTTTTAGGCTATTCCGATGTGGCTATTGGAAAAATAATCAACGGAAAAAGCAAACCAAAGTTCGAAATGTTAGAATCTTTGATTAATGCATTTCCTGACATCAATCCTAATTGGCTACTAACAGGAAAAGGCGAAATGCTGTTAAGTGAAGAGGAGAATAGCCATACTACCGAGGAAACAGATAAACAAACACTAGCCGGATACTACTACCCGAACGTAGATGCTTCGGCAGGCTTAAATTTTGCTACTAACGGAAATGGCTTTGAAAAAATACCTGTTACTATTCCTTATTGGGGTGAAAATTTGAGCTTTATAAATGTGTTTGGTGATAGTATGTACCCAAAATTCCAGAGTGGTGAAATCATTGGCATTAAAGAGGTTGAATATGTTTATTTGACCTTTGGCAATCCCTTTGTTGTGGTGTTGAAAAACGGCGATGTACATTTAAAGTATGTACGAAAAGGCAAGGATGATACCCACGTGATACTAGCTAGCGAAAATCAACTATACGAGGATAGGGAATTTCATATTAAAAACATACGCTCATTTTACCAAGTTAAAGGGGTAATTTCTAGACTTGCGATGTAA
- a CDS encoding ASCH/PUA domain-containing protein: protein MKHLLKILPEYFEEVVKGTKTFEVRKNDRGFKLDDILILAEYSISLQSFTGRVIEKKVIYILKGGSFGIEKGFVVMGLQNGFS from the coding sequence ATGAAACATTTATTAAAGATTTTACCTGAATACTTCGAGGAAGTTGTAAAGGGTACAAAGACTTTTGAAGTTCGCAAAAATGATAGGGGTTTCAAGCTTGATGATATTTTAATCCTTGCAGAATACAGCATTTCTTTACAATCATTCACAGGCCGAGTAATCGAAAAGAAAGTCATCTACATTTTAAAGGGTGGAAGCTTTGGAATTGAAAAAGGCTTTGTAGTTATGGGCTTACAAAACGGTTTTTCCTAA
- a CDS encoding restriction endonuclease subunit S — translation MQKVKWGEYSFKSIFNNIAQGRRLKKDDQISGNIPFVMAGTTNTGIVDYISNPVANFPENSITIDIFGNTFYRDYNFGAGDDTGVYWNSKKEYTKKTMLFFAISMEKSLFGKFDYGKKLRSSQSLNFKMQLPTKNGKIDFEFMESFVADLEAERIKKLDDYLIENGLSNYHLTENEKQALENFENLNWNIFNLEKLFGKSTRGKRLKSTDRISGNLPFITAGETDEGVSAFIGNKVNVFSENTTTIDMFGSAKYRNFKYGGDDHIAVVHTEKLPKLASIFVTTSIHKSSYNGQFNYGRNFYAKDADTLDISLPLKGQKPDYETMETIISAIHKLVIKDVVLYTDKKNRINQHA, via the coding sequence TTGCAAAAAGTTAAGTGGGGTGAATATTCCTTTAAAAGCATTTTTAACAATATTGCTCAAGGTAGAAGACTCAAAAAAGATGACCAAATTTCAGGCAATATCCCATTTGTAATGGCTGGAACAACAAATACAGGTATTGTAGATTATATTTCCAATCCTGTGGCAAACTTTCCTGAAAATTCTATAACAATAGACATTTTTGGCAATACTTTTTATCGAGATTATAATTTTGGTGCAGGTGATGATACAGGTGTTTATTGGAATAGTAAAAAAGAATACACCAAGAAAACAATGCTTTTTTTTGCAATATCAATGGAGAAATCCCTGTTTGGAAAATTTGATTACGGAAAAAAATTAAGAAGCTCCCAAAGTTTAAATTTCAAAATGCAACTACCTACCAAAAACGGGAAGATAGATTTTGAATTTATGGAAAGTTTTGTAGCTGATTTAGAAGCAGAACGCATTAAAAAACTAGACGATTACTTAATAGAAAATGGATTATCTAATTACCATTTAACCGAAAACGAAAAACAAGCTTTAGAGAATTTTGAAAACCTTAATTGGAATATTTTTAATCTTGAAAAGCTGTTTGGAAAATCTACACGTGGAAAACGGCTTAAAAGTACGGATAGAATATCGGGCAATTTACCTTTCATTACAGCAGGAGAAACGGATGAAGGTGTTTCTGCTTTTATAGGTAACAAAGTGAATGTGTTTTCTGAAAATACTACAACAATTGATATGTTTGGTTCAGCAAAATACAGGAATTTTAAATATGGTGGAGATGACCATATTGCAGTTGTACATACTGAAAAATTACCAAAACTAGCATCAATATTTGTAACAACTTCAATTCATAAATCATCTTATAATGGCCAATTTAATTACGGGAGAAATTTTTACGCAAAAGACGCTGACACATTAGATATTTCACTTCCACTAAAAGGACAAAAACCAGATTATGAAACTATGGAGACAATTATTTCTGCCATTCATAAATTAGTTATAAAGGATGTGGTTTTATATACTGATAAAAAAAATAGAATCAATCAACACGCCTAG
- a CDS encoding class I SAM-dependent methyltransferase, which produces MHFFLFESGASIQNKQQITRSVLSTTNHYTKANYHMGSEENKYNIKRYDLSEDRSLKAWSAADEYLLQAFTDLEKKPNHLGIYGDRFGFLGCNLHSFTPTLVFTKKSQQKAIDANLEAHNIPLLNYSDPLSPLEREMDFALVNVPKSLELFQLYLEQIACNSSEDITVICAFMTRHFTPKLLQIAQEYFEVAEQSRAVKKARLVVLTKKKSTLKKELITTLDYNKQNYKQFWGVFSAQHIDYATQFFLEQLEIDDADECILDLGSGNGIIGNEIFKQLPDAEIHLIDDSYLAVASAKLNIQGENIHHHFNNELSIFDDETFDLIVTNPPFHFEFEINIQIPIQLFRECYRCLKEGGNLQIVANKHLNYKVHLEPIFSLVEIIDEDKKFIVYKCIK; this is translated from the coding sequence TTGCACTTTTTCTTATTTGAATCAGGAGCATCAATCCAAAATAAACAACAAATAACACGAAGCGTACTATCAACTACAAATCACTATACTAAGGCAAATTATCACATGGGATCTGAAGAGAATAAATATAATATTAAAAGATATGATTTATCGGAAGATAGATCGTTAAAGGCATGGAGTGCGGCAGACGAATATCTTTTACAAGCGTTTACTGATTTAGAAAAGAAACCAAATCATTTGGGCATTTATGGTGACCGATTCGGTTTTTTGGGCTGTAATTTACATTCATTTACTCCTACTCTGGTATTTACCAAAAAAAGTCAGCAAAAAGCCATTGATGCCAATTTGGAAGCGCACAATATTCCTTTGCTAAATTATTCAGACCCACTTTCGCCACTTGAACGTGAAATGGATTTCGCCTTGGTAAATGTGCCTAAATCGTTAGAGCTCTTTCAACTTTACCTAGAACAAATTGCATGCAATTCGAGTGAGGACATTACTGTGATTTGTGCATTTATGACCCGTCATTTTACGCCTAAGTTATTACAAATAGCGCAGGAATATTTTGAAGTCGCTGAACAAAGCAGAGCGGTAAAAAAAGCACGATTGGTAGTGCTAACAAAAAAGAAGAGCACCCTTAAAAAAGAACTCATCACCACTCTTGATTACAACAAGCAAAATTACAAACAGTTCTGGGGCGTGTTTTCAGCACAACACATTGATTATGCCACTCAGTTTTTTCTGGAACAGCTTGAAATAGATGATGCCGATGAATGTATTTTGGATTTAGGCTCTGGAAATGGGATTATTGGCAATGAAATATTCAAACAGTTGCCTGATGCTGAAATTCATTTAATTGATGATTCTTACCTGGCTGTTGCATCGGCTAAATTAAATATTCAAGGGGAAAACATACATCATCATTTTAATAATGAGCTATCCATTTTTGATGATGAGACTTTCGATTTAATTGTAACCAACCCTCCTTTTCATTTCGAATTTGAGATAAATATTCAAATCCCAATTCAACTCTTTAGAGAATGTTATCGATGCTTGAAAGAAGGCGGAAATCTACAAATTGTCGCCAATAAACATTTAAATTACAAGGTACATTTGGAACCAATATTTTCCTTGGTAGAGATTATAGATGAAGACAAAAAATTCATTGTCTACAAATGCATTAAGTAA
- a CDS encoding ankyrin repeat domain-containing protein yields the protein MNKLQLLSAIAIMGLSTYSCNTKPGKGSDTNITSTEKTTPVAVKTIDINLVMQSALNGELEMVKDALNNGFNVNSTDLNKRTPLMLAAYNGHDEIVKLLIDKGADVNLTDTIHRTALMFASTGSSVPTVLSLLEAGAKPNMMDNEQNWTAAMMAASEGQLEVLKVLVAHGADLKMIDADGDTCLGFANSKGYTDMANYIKTQLK from the coding sequence ATGAACAAACTACAATTACTTTCCGCTATTGCGATTATGGGATTATCCACCTACAGTTGCAACACAAAGCCTGGTAAAGGGAGCGATACAAATATTACTAGTACAGAAAAGACAACACCTGTTGCTGTTAAGACAATTGATATTAACCTAGTTATGCAAAGTGCTTTAAACGGTGAACTCGAGATGGTGAAAGACGCTTTGAATAACGGCTTTAATGTAAACTCCACAGACCTTAATAAGCGCACCCCACTGATGTTAGCCGCTTACAATGGTCACGACGAAATAGTAAAATTATTAATTGACAAAGGGGCCGATGTAAATTTAACAGATACCATCCATAGAACGGCATTAATGTTTGCATCTACAGGTTCATCTGTACCTACAGTACTTAGCTTATTAGAAGCAGGAGCCAAACCTAATATGATGGACAATGAGCAAAACTGGACCGCTGCAATGATGGCTGCCTCCGAAGGTCAGCTTGAGGTTCTTAAAGTTTTAGTTGCGCACGGAGCAGATTTAAAAATGATAGATGCTGATGGAGATACATGTCTAGGCTTTGCCAATTCAAAGGGATATACTGATATGGCTAATTATATTAAAACACAACTTAAATAG
- a CDS encoding PPC domain-containing DNA-binding protein produces the protein MLKFKTLILLASFISLISCQQNNVETYALRLKPGMDLKQELTQFVETNQLQSASISTCVGSLRELIIRPANQQELLHLQGHYEIVSLTGTFADQGKNNHIHISVSDSTGNTIGGHLVDGNIIYTTAEIVLLNNKAMNFTRVVDPETTYYELKVEEN, from the coding sequence ATGTTAAAATTTAAAACCCTTATCCTACTCGCAAGTTTTATCAGTTTGATTTCCTGTCAACAAAATAATGTTGAAACCTATGCCCTGCGATTAAAACCCGGGATGGATCTAAAACAAGAATTGACACAATTTGTTGAAACCAATCAGTTGCAGTCGGCATCAATTTCTACCTGTGTGGGCAGTTTAAGAGAACTGATTATTCGGCCAGCAAATCAACAAGAGCTTTTGCATTTACAAGGTCATTACGAGATTGTTTCACTTACCGGAACATTTGCAGACCAAGGTAAAAACAATCATATTCATATCTCGGTATCGGATAGCACAGGCAATACTATTGGTGGTCATCTGGTGGATGGCAATATCATTTACACAACTGCAGAGATTGTCCTTCTCAATAATAAAGCCATGAACTTCACACGTGTTGTAGATCCTGAAACAACCTATTATGAATTGAAAGTGGAGGAAAACTAG
- a CDS encoding MerR family transcriptional regulator, which translates to MTKPEIICDLNQKKWLNLQHAITYLGFGSKDTFQKWREGVQVHPKSNKIIFLKSYKTGKNIVYKRTDIDEFMEEYQRVKLHPKTA; encoded by the coding sequence ATGACTAAACCAGAAATTATTTGCGATTTGAATCAAAAGAAGTGGTTGAATCTTCAACATGCTATTACTTATCTGGGATTTGGTTCAAAAGACACTTTCCAAAAATGGAGAGAGGGAGTACAGGTTCATCCAAAAAGTAATAAGATAATTTTTTTAAAATCTTATAAAACTGGAAAGAACATAGTTTACAAACGAACTGATATTGATGAGTTTATGGAAGAATACCAAAGAGTAAAACTTCATCCCAAAACAGCCTAA
- a CDS encoding PPC domain-containing DNA-binding protein encodes MAQFFKTNQLQSASISTCVGSFRELTIRPANQQKFLHLKGHYEIVSLTGTFADHGENNHIHISVSDSTGYTIGGHLVDGNIIYTTAEIVLLNNKGINFTRVKDPETTYYELEVLKD; translated from the coding sequence ATGGCACAATTCTTTAAAACCAATCAGTTGCAATCGGCATCGATTTCTACCTGTGTGGGGAGTTTTAGAGAACTAACTATTCGTCCTGCCAACCAACAAAAGTTTTTACATTTAAAAGGTCATTACGAAATTGTTTCACTTACCGGAACCTTTGCAGACCATGGCGAAAACAATCATATTCACATTTCGGTATCGGATAGCACAGGCTACACCATCGGCGGGCACTTGGTGGATGGTAATATTATTTACACGACTGCTGAGATTGTACTCCTCAACAATAAAGGCATCAATTTTACTCGCGTAAAAGATCCTGAAACAACGTATTATGAATTAGAGGTGCTGAAGGACTAG
- a CDS encoding HTH domain-containing protein, translating to MTIKEAILKILEDNKQAFTYLEVLEKIDTENYINWTNAKTPSDTIGAQLGHFIRQNDTRVKRVKGKKGFKYYLSKYENELNLSEIIEKEGEGKKVPKSKTYQERDLHILLSSYLKNQNTYSKTIFHEKSSNSKDNHQKWIHPDMIGINFLNLQNKSSNALLKVINKADAFDLISYELKKEIKSDYELKQCFFQAVSNSSWANYGYLVAIEISKNLLDEMERLNQSFGIGVIELNANPFESKVLFTSKYRELDFKTIDKLCEINTDFTKFIEKTEMLLTAEERYVKGTRMEFENFCDEYFKTDSEIEKYCQEKNIPFEEI from the coding sequence ATGACAATTAAGGAAGCTATTTTAAAAATTCTGGAAGATAATAAACAAGCATTCACCTATTTAGAAGTACTAGAAAAAATTGATACTGAAAATTATATTAACTGGACAAACGCAAAGACTCCTTCTGATACCATTGGTGCTCAACTAGGTCATTTCATTAGACAAAATGATACACGAGTCAAACGTGTAAAGGGTAAAAAAGGCTTCAAATATTATTTGTCAAAATATGAAAATGAGTTAAACCTATCAGAAATAATAGAAAAAGAAGGAGAAGGTAAAAAAGTACCTAAATCAAAAACATATCAGGAAAGAGATCTACACATTCTTTTGAGTAGTTATTTAAAGAATCAGAATACGTATTCAAAAACAATTTTCCATGAAAAGTCTTCAAATAGCAAAGACAATCATCAGAAATGGATACACCCAGATATGATTGGAATAAATTTCCTTAATCTTCAAAATAAATCAAGTAATGCTCTTTTAAAAGTAATCAATAAAGCTGATGCATTCGACCTGATTTCTTATGAGCTTAAAAAGGAAATAAAATCAGATTATGAACTTAAACAATGTTTCTTTCAGGCTGTATCAAATTCAAGTTGGGCTAACTATGGCTACCTAGTAGCTATTGAAATAAGTAAAAATCTCTTAGACGAAATGGAACGGCTTAATCAATCCTTTGGTATTGGAGTAATCGAATTGAATGCAAACCCATTTGAAAGTAAAGTTTTATTCACGTCTAAGTATCGAGAACTTGATTTTAAAACAATTGACAAACTTTGCGAAATAAATACTGATTTCACCAAATTTATTGAAAAAACAGAAATGTTGCTTACAGCTGAAGAGAGATATGTAAAAGGAACTCGAATGGAATTTGAAAATTTTTGCGATGAATATTTCAAAACGGATTCCGAAATTGAGAAATACTGCCAAGAGAAAAACATCCCTTTTGAAGAAATTTAA
- a CDS encoding HsdM family class I SAM-dependent methyltransferase has translation MKGKKIAQSIEPNIADLANGWLKSDKLPYKLEQETVNTEIDKALSDYFTKNGGTGANRPDAKILLQDKNLDFFPILIEYKGYKDKLVKLDANKQVENRTNKNEPHFKNINSYAVNGAVHYANALLHHTNYTDIIAIGMTGYKDDTGKIHHEIGVYYVSKSNLGAGQKIDEYSDFSFLVPKNFDAFIEKVKTLQLSQEELDKLKEQREREIDQSLVKLNNDIYQNEKGLGENDRVYLVAASIIATLGIPGKVTPLEKSDLRSSTEKGNKDGDIIVRKIKSFLEEKDIPSEKKNLILRTLENTLTTENINKVENGESQLKRVFTKIVDDLGIYYKIGLTTDFTGKLFNEMYGWLGFSQDKLNDVVLTPNYVASLLVKLARVNKDSYVWDFATGSAGLLVAAMNEMLNDAKNNITSPQELTQKEIKIKAEQLLGLELLSSVYMLAILNMILMGDGSSNILNIDSIKDFDGKYGFGKTDSKFPADAFILNPPYSALGNGMNFVEKALGMMNRGYGAIIIQNSSGSGKAIDFNKRILAKHTFLASIKMPVDIFIGKSSVNTNIYVFKVNEKHHKDDIVKFIDFTNDGYTRSNRKKASNNLKDTNQAKERYEEVVNLVRFGKSKLNIFTEREYYEGTIDPNNGADWNQTAPSDTKPNIHDFKKTVSDYLSWEINTLLKQNTFEQELGK, from the coding sequence ATGAAAGGAAAAAAAATAGCACAATCAATAGAACCAAATATTGCAGATTTAGCTAATGGCTGGCTTAAATCAGATAAATTACCTTATAAATTAGAACAAGAAACAGTAAATACCGAAATTGACAAAGCACTTTCTGACTATTTCACTAAAAATGGTGGAACAGGTGCAAATCGGCCAGATGCAAAAATATTACTTCAAGATAAAAATTTAGACTTCTTCCCTATTCTTATTGAATACAAAGGGTATAAAGACAAACTCGTAAAACTGGATGCTAACAAACAAGTTGAAAATCGAACCAATAAAAATGAGCCACATTTTAAAAATATAAATTCTTATGCTGTAAATGGTGCGGTGCACTATGCAAACGCTTTACTTCATCACACAAATTACACCGATATTATCGCTATCGGTATGACAGGCTACAAAGATGATACAGGGAAAATTCATCACGAAATAGGAGTTTATTATGTTTCTAAAAGCAATTTGGGAGCAGGTCAAAAAATTGACGAATATTCGGATTTTTCATTTTTAGTACCGAAAAATTTTGATGCTTTTATTGAGAAAGTTAAAACACTTCAATTATCTCAAGAAGAACTTGACAAATTAAAAGAGCAACGAGAAAGAGAAATTGACCAAAGCCTTGTAAAACTAAACAACGACATTTACCAAAATGAAAAAGGACTAGGAGAAAATGACCGAGTTTACCTTGTTGCGGCTTCAATTATTGCAACACTTGGAATACCTGGAAAAGTTACACCTCTTGAAAAATCGGACTTAAGATCTTCTACCGAAAAAGGTAATAAAGACGGTGACATCATCGTAAGAAAGATTAAATCCTTTTTAGAAGAAAAAGACATACCCTCCGAAAAGAAAAATCTAATTTTAAGAACATTAGAAAATACACTTACAACAGAAAATATAAACAAAGTTGAAAACGGAGAAAGTCAACTTAAAAGAGTTTTTACCAAAATTGTTGATGATTTAGGAATTTACTACAAAATAGGCTTAACGACTGACTTTACAGGTAAACTCTTTAATGAAATGTACGGTTGGCTTGGGTTTTCGCAAGACAAACTAAATGATGTGGTACTTACACCTAACTATGTTGCTTCCCTTTTAGTAAAACTAGCAAGAGTAAACAAAGATTCTTATGTATGGGATTTTGCAACAGGTTCAGCAGGTTTGTTGGTAGCTGCTATGAATGAAATGCTTAATGATGCTAAAAACAACATTACTTCGCCCCAAGAACTTACCCAAAAAGAAATCAAAATAAAAGCTGAACAACTGCTCGGTTTAGAGTTGCTTTCAAGCGTTTATATGTTGGCTATCCTCAATATGATTTTAATGGGTGATGGAAGTTCTAACATCTTGAACATTGACTCAATTAAAGATTTTGACGGTAAATATGGTTTTGGAAAAACCGACAGCAAATTCCCTGCGGATGCTTTTATATTAAATCCGCCCTATTCTGCTTTAGGTAATGGAATGAACTTCGTAGAAAAAGCATTGGGGATGATGAACAGAGGTTATGGAGCAATCATTATTCAAAACTCATCAGGTTCAGGTAAAGCTATTGACTTCAACAAAAGAATTTTGGCAAAACATACGTTTTTAGCCAGTATTAAAATGCCTGTGGATATTTTCATTGGTAAATCAAGTGTTAATACCAACATTTATGTTTTTAAAGTAAATGAAAAACACCACAAAGACGATATTGTAAAATTTATAGATTTCACTAATGACGGTTACACACGTAGCAACCGAAAAAAAGCAAGCAATAACCTAAAAGACACGAATCAAGCAAAAGAACGTTATGAAGAAGTAGTAAACTTGGTGCGTTTTGGAAAAAGCAAACTCAATATATTTACTGAGCGAGAATATTATGAAGGAACTATCGACCCCAATAATGGTGCGGACTGGAACCAAACAGCCCCATCAGATACAAAACCAAACATACACGATTTTAAGAAAACCGTAAGCGATTATCTCTCTTGGGAAATAAACACTCTTTTAAAGCAAAATACATTTGAGCAAGAGCTGGGAAAGTAG
- a CDS encoding arylsulfatase, with product MNQLILLLLVTFSFSACTEKEMTKNQKPNIVYILADDLGYGDLSCYGQTKFETPNIDQLAAKGMKFTQHYSGAAVCAPSRSTLMTGQHTGHTPIRGNRELDKEGQIPMIGSALTVAEILKDAGYKTGAFGKWGLGFPGSEGDANNQGFDEFYGYNCQRMAHRYYPPYLRHNQEKEYLEGNDWTNTVTYAPDKIQEATLQFLEDNKDTCFFAYVPLVLPHAELISPNDSILKMFEGKFDEIPYEGLSGSDYGPDMVKSRYCTQKTPFAAFAAMVTRMDIYVGQITAKLEELGIADNTIIMFTSDNGPHAAGGANPAYFNSSAGFRGIKRDLYEGGIRCPFVAVWPNKIKAGSTSDHISAFWDFLPTCAEIVNVKTPGNIDGISFLPELLGQDNQKQHDHLYWEFAHKGGRQAVRMGDWKAVLYGLHKKGELELYNLAEDVAETNNVADKHPDIVAKMKEIMKKDHVDSELFPL from the coding sequence ATGAATCAATTAATTCTGTTATTACTTGTCACTTTTTCCTTCTCTGCTTGTACCGAAAAGGAGATGACAAAGAATCAAAAGCCAAACATTGTTTACATTTTGGCTGACGATTTAGGTTATGGTGATTTGAGTTGTTATGGTCAGACTAAATTTGAAACGCCAAATATTGATCAGTTAGCGGCCAAAGGAATGAAATTTACACAGCATTATAGTGGTGCAGCGGTATGTGCTCCTTCCCGTTCTACTTTAATGACTGGTCAGCATACTGGGCATACACCAATTAGAGGGAATAGAGAACTCGATAAGGAAGGACAAATACCAATGATTGGAAGTGCACTTACGGTAGCCGAGATCTTGAAAGATGCTGGTTATAAAACGGGTGCTTTTGGTAAATGGGGATTGGGATTTCCCGGTTCCGAAGGTGATGCGAATAATCAAGGCTTCGATGAGTTTTATGGCTACAATTGTCAGCGAATGGCTCATCGATATTATCCACCTTATTTGCGTCACAACCAGGAAAAGGAATATTTGGAGGGGAACGATTGGACAAATACGGTGACTTATGCTCCCGATAAAATTCAGGAGGCAACCTTACAATTTTTAGAGGATAATAAGGATACCTGCTTTTTTGCTTACGTTCCTTTGGTTTTGCCTCATGCAGAACTGATATCGCCAAACGACTCCATTCTAAAAATGTTTGAAGGTAAATTTGACGAAATTCCTTACGAGGGATTATCAGGTTCTGATTATGGACCTGATATGGTGAAATCTAGGTATTGCACTCAAAAAACACCATTTGCTGCATTTGCTGCTATGGTAACCCGAATGGATATTTATGTAGGACAAATAACTGCAAAGCTAGAAGAATTGGGAATTGCTGATAATACAATCATCATGTTTACAAGTGATAATGGCCCACATGCTGCAGGTGGAGCTAATCCTGCATATTTTAATAGTTCAGCAGGCTTTCGTGGTATTAAGCGGGACTTATACGAAGGGGGAATTAGATGCCCTTTTGTAGCTGTTTGGCCCAATAAAATTAAGGCAGGTTCTACATCCGATCATATTTCGGCTTTTTGGGATTTCTTACCTACTTGCGCTGAGATTGTCAATGTAAAAACTCCTGGAAATATCGACGGAATTTCATTCTTACCGGAATTACTAGGACAGGATAATCAAAAACAGCACGATCATCTTTATTGGGAGTTTGCGCATAAAGGCGGCCGTCAAGCAGTTCGCATGGGCGACTGGAAAGCTGTACTTTACGGATTACATAAAAAGGGAGAGTTGGAACTTTATAATTTGGCCGAAGATGTGGCTGAAACAAATAATGTTGCCGATAAACACCCAGATATTGTTGCTAAAATGAAAGAAATCATGAAAAAGGATCATGTTGATTCTGAACTGTTTCCATTGTAA